In the Balaenoptera ricei isolate mBalRic1 chromosome 1, mBalRic1.hap2, whole genome shotgun sequence genome, CTACTTCCTGAAAAGGCCCCTTTTGTTGAAGCTCACTCAGGACCTCATCAGTAATCAATACCCTATGACTGTGCCCAGGGACCCCAAACTGGTTCTACAGTTCTAGCATACAGCCAAAGGGGAGAAGCCTGGCCACTCCTAGAAGGTTCCAAAGCTCCTTGCAGAAAAGTCAGATGGTTGCCTCTGTccagcaggagagagagggcaaGGGCGACAGAAgggcagagacccagagagaaaaacacaaagTAGATATGGTGAGAGAGATCTCAAGGCACCGTGAGACAGGTCAAAACCTAGAGATAGATACAGAGAGggagaaacacacagacacacagatacacacacacacacacacacacacacacacacacgagttatTGAAGGGGGGTAATTCAAAGAGATAAGAAGCTGAGACAAAATCtgaaacagagacagaaagaccTAAAGAGAAATTTCTGGATGCCTACTTTCCCACTGCTGGGAtcactcagggacttccctcttCCACCCTCAATTTCCACCACTCAGCAATGACCCATTGATACTTTCCTACTCAATATCGCCATGTCCCTCAAAAACTCACGTTTTTCCCCATCCTTATCCCACCTCTCCATCATTCTCTAACTCGTCTGATTcccactcccctccaccccaagTCTGCTCACACTTCCACTTCTCTCACAAACTACTTTCAGCTTACGTCTCAATCACGTCTCAAGATCTGGCCTCTTGAAATCTCTTTTCCTGGTCATTCCTCTGTCCTTCTGTTTGCCCATGTCCTTATTCTGGCTGAGCTGAGAGCAAAAAACCAGAATTGGGGCCAAGAAGGCATGGGGCCAGGAAATCAGCTAGGCAGAATGAACTGTGGGAAAAATGTAGAAAGTCCAGAGGACAATAAAGGAAGAGCCAGAGAGACCGCCTGAAGGATGGGACAGCCTGGGAGATGTAGGCAGAGGGAATTGAGAGAGTCTTGAGAGTGTGACTAAGACCCCTAGGGTCCAATTGTTGGCTTTCTGTGTGTACTGAACAATGCTGAGAACCAGGGATGGTTCCAGGGTCAGAAAATGAGGTTAAGGGGAGGAGAAGTTAGACTAAAAGTTTTGTGAAGGTTTGAGACAAGGGCGTGTAGATTTGGGGCTGGGACAGACATCTAAGACTAAGAAGCTGAGCTGCAGGGATCCTTGCTTGCCAGAAACAGCCAACTGAGGAAATCAAACTCATAGGATCACATCAGGATTCTGAGACTTTCAGAATGATCAGCCACCACCCCCACTCCTGGACAGAGGTTGTCCCTGTCCCTTTCAGTTTTTTATCATTGACGGGGTCATTATACACCACTTTTGATGCTGCCCTGGGGTGTCAAGTGTTTGTCAGACAAGTACAAATTGgcttattttcttcctctcttttcttctccttcttcttccccttctcctcccccagtTTCTTTCCTGCCTCCTCCAAAATATGGGCTTACTTCAGACTAAACAGGGGAGGTAGGATTCCTCCCCCAGGTCTGTGTTTGGAGCAGCAATGGATAGACACCTCTAGCTACTAGGTGGAACTGGAGGAGGTGCAGAACTGGGAGGGAACAGCCAAGGAGCAATGTGAGGTTCAGGCTCCATGTTCAAGTGAGATGACAACTGCTGAGGACTCAGAGTCAGAGTGGAAgctgggaggagaaggaaaacaaagctgGGAGAGACGAGCTGGAAAGGCCCCTGGGGTGGGGAGTTCCCTGTTCTATCCAGGAGAGGCAGAAAATGAGTCTGGCAGAACAGTCAAAGACTTAAGCAAAAGCAAGAGCCTAAAATGGGCATATAGGCCAGTACGGTTAAAGCAAAATGACACCACCCGCCAGGCAGCTCCTTGCTGAAATCCTAGGAGTATGACAGATATGAATCTGTCACTTGGGAGGTTAGCCAGTCAGAAGATTTAGGGAAAAGGCTGGCTTTCAGATTTCAGCCAAGGATGTTAGaagttagtgattttttttttaccatggtCTGGAAAACTGTGGATCCTCTTTGTCAAAATCAGGGAAAGCTATAGTTGGGTGGGCAGAGACTTTCAAAGCTACTACTGGGTCTCGGCTTTAAGGTATAGGTGGGGAACAGGTCTTGGTACCTACCAGTCTCTCTAAATGTGCCTTCCTGCCCATACCCTCCTCATGCTATTTTCTCTCAGGACCAAGAGTTAGGATCTGGAATGGGAAGAGCCCTGCCCTGAATTACATGTCCAGCCTCACTGCAGCTCTAGCCACTCTCTATGGCCTCAATTTCTTGGGCCTGATGGGGATCAAGTTGATGAATAGAAACCAAAGGCAAAAGTAAGCAGTCATCACTCTCATTTACAGACCAGCCCTGGAGGACACAAGTCCTGTTTCTGTCCCACCCCAGTTATGCTGGGAGTAGAAATCTGTCTGCATTTTCACCAGTAGCTAAAACTAGTCAGCTTGGATCTGGGCCTCTTCATTCTTCGCTGGGTGTTGGAGGGATAGAGTTAAGAAGAAGCTCAAGGACCTGGCTTGAATAAATGGAAGATaccagggaggggcaggagttTGTTTTTCTCACTCCTCGCCTGCTTCACCCCCATCCAGCTTCTAAGACTAGGCAGCTTCTGCCCTGGATCTTATCAGGAGAAACTCCCTGACCTTAATTCTGAGTTCCAGATGCCAcggtacctcagtttcctcctgctgTATGAGCTTATGAGACAAGAGGAAATAAGGAGTTACTTTTTCTAGGACTCAATAGTGAAAAGTTCTCCCAGGTTCAAGTATGCCTAAGGTATCTTCCGTCACCCTCAAcccaatcaatctctctctctctccctctctctccctctctctctctctcctccctctctctctctctctctctctctcacacacacacacacacactcactctacAATGTGCCCTGAGAGAGACTGGGTTCTACTACCCTCTAGTGGCCAGAGAGGAAAGGGCTGTCCCACCCAGTCAATCAAGACCTTCAAGACTTTACCACGGTCTTCGGTCTGGAAGACACCTAAGGGATAAGCCAACagcacattttataaatgagaaggaAGAGGCCTAGAGGAAAATAATCACTTTGAGAGTCAGGGTACAGTTGGGACCAGAACTCAAGTCTCCTGACTCCCAGGTCAGTGCTTAATCCACTTTCACTGCCTCCCCTCTGACTTTTGTCTCCCTTTCCTAGCTTATCCCTGGGGAGGTCAGAACGAATCAGAAAAACGCCCAAAACGCCAAAGCCAAAAAGGACATGGTTCCTCAAACCCTGCAGAGCAACGCCTGCACCTGAAACGTCATAGTCCCAAGCGAATTCACATCTTGGATAACATGGGTCCTTCTGAGGAACTGGCTGTCCTCGGACTTTCCGAATTTAACAGACTTTCAAGATTTTTATTGACCTCGCACAGCTCTTGTCGCCATGGTGACAACACTGTCTAATCCATGGTGGCCACCCAGGTCTCCTGTCTCCACGGTAACCGGTGCTTTGCGACCTTCAGTTTGCAGCGGTCGTGCTGCAGCCGCTGCAGTGGTTGCTGGGCGACGGCGGAGAGAAGCAGGTGGCTTGAGGTGGGGACCCGGACGGGCTTCCGGTAGGGGTGTAGGGGCGGTTCCGCGGAAGCCTGCGCCCCCAGGTAGGGGTGCTCCGGGCCGCCGGCCCCGCAGCCCGCCCCTCCCCGGGCCCATGGCCGGGGCATTGGGTGGGACAGGGGGCTCAGGCTGGACTTGGCGGCCGGTGGCGCGGGACCCGCTGCTGGCGCGGGCCTTCCATTCATGCACCGAACTGCGGGGACGGTTCTATCTGGTGGGGGGTCTCCTAGCCGGAGGAGCGAGAGAGCCGAGCAGTGATATGGTGGTCTTCGATCCGGCTGGAGGCCAGGCCGTGCGGGTGGGAGCCCGGGGCGGCCCGAGGCGCAGCCACCACGACGCGGCGCTGGTGGGCGGGCGCTGGCTCTGTGTGGTGGGCGGCTGGGATGGGTCGCGCCGCCTGGCCACGGTAAGCGCCCTGGACACCGAGCGCGGTGTGTGGGAGGCGTGGACCGCCGCCCCCGGCAGCTGCCCCCCTGCCGGCCTCAGTAGTCACACCTGTACCCACCTCTCCGACCGAGAGCTGCGGGTGGCAGGCAGGGAGGGCGGGACTCGCACTCAGCGTCGTTATGGAAGCATCTACACGTTAAGGCTGGACCCTGGCGCCCGCACCTATTGGTATGACACCCCTTGCCCAAAACCTTTCATGCTCCCTCACTTACACTCTGGGAAAACAGCTTCGCAGGCAATTTATCTAATATCCTCACCCTAGAACCCTCCTTCCCCGAGGATCTTCCATGTCTAAGATAGCTGAACTCTCTTTATCAGTATTACCCTCCCTCTCAACCGAACTACATATGGCACTGTCCCATGTCTCCTTTCTATCCTTGGCAAGGGGGTTGGGGAAAAGGCAGTACAGCACTTAACATTTTCCAGAAAACACAACTCAGGCCTGAATTTCACAGCTATAAGGAAGAAGGCTACCACACAGTCTCACGTTCAGGTCACTGCGCTGCTCTGCTCCAAAGTCCTGGGCCCCACCCAGGTCACCAGCTATTGCTCTTTGGGGGCTGCGACTCAGCTGAACCAGAAGTAGCTGGGCATTGGAGTCATGGGAAGATTAAGGTATTATCTACTCTCATCTTGCTAAGGGTGGAAGGGGGCTAAAATTGGGATGCCCAAATCCCTCCAGACAGTCCCTTCTCTCTCCACCAAGGAGGAACCACCTGTTGCCCCTCGTTTGATGGAACAGCTTGCAAGGCTCGTGAGCAGTGGGCAGGGGTCCCGGCAGGGGCCTCGAGGACTCCGGCATCACTCATGTTCTGTGGTTGGGCCCTTTGCTGTGCTGTTTGGTGGAGAAACTCTGACTAGAGCCCGAGACACCATCTGCAATGACCTCTACATCTATGATACCCGTGAGAAGGGGCTTAATGGTTGAGAAGGGGAAAAGGTGGGAAGATAGGAGAACCTGAAGACtacagaaagaaagaggatgggGTAATGAGGTAGGGAGGAGGAAGATTTAGTCGACAAATTAAAGGAATACATAGAATGTTAAATTTTGAAGAGGCCCACAAATCCAgtgaggagaaaaataatgagCAAGCCTTTGGTCTTGTTAAGAGCCCCATGGGAGCCAAACTGCTACTGCCTCAATAACCACTCTCTGCCCTTACCCAACAGGAAAGTCTCCTTCTCTGTGGTTCCACTTCCCCTGTGCAGACCATGGGCTAAAACGCGTGGGCCATCGGACCTGCCTTTGGAATGATCAGCTCTACCTGGTTGGGGGTTTTGGTGAGGATGGCAGGACAGCTAGTCCACAGGTTTGCATTCTGGACCTCTTTATCTAAAGAATAGTGCCAAGATACACCACCAAGCCTCTTGTTTTGTTGCAGACTCATAAAGCATTATCACCAGAGCTGTCTGCCTCATTTCAAATGCTGATTAAATTTCAACCTGAGAGTTAACATTTGTTTCTGAATCTTTTGGCGGGGAGGGAAGTAAATAAGGAGATGCATCTTTATTTGCAAGGTAAAGGATAAAATATGGGACCTAGTTTGATATTGTTAGCCATTAACCAGATGGACCCAAAACCACAAATCATATGCTTGCCCATGCCCCATGCAAATTCTACCCCTAATACTGGGTGAAAGCTTCAGGCTAGAGCTAAGCATTCTGAACAAAAcatttaattaacaaaaaaaaatattacaatagcagagaaaataataacaataaagagaaattagaagAAGTGGGAAAAAATGCAAAGGCCTTGGTCTCTAGGAGACCAACACTCCAGCTGAGCTGGACTTAGCCCCAGCCCCTTCTGAGTTTTCCTTGGCTGCTGGCTTCTCGTCTTCCCCCATGAGACGAATGTTGTGCTTTTCCCGgaattcatttagttcttttcccTTTGCCTGAAGCTGCTGTGTCAGTGTCTCAATGATCTTCTGTATCTAGAGGGCAAACGACAGGGATTATGTAAGGATTTCAGGACTCCCTTCCCCCATCCGTTACGGACTATGGTTGGGGGAAGTGAAGGAGTGATGATACCTCTAACCTCAACTTTAACCAAGTATTAATAGTAGAGCCCAGACACAAAAAGTATTCCTGTCTTAAAAACAAGGTTTATAAACTGTAGTatacataagaatcacctgggctgcttatttttaaaatgccacttCATGGCTCCCATCCCCAAAGGTTCTCAATCAGTGGGTACAGGACAGGGTCTGGGAAGCTGCATTTTAAATTAGTCCTCCAGGTGATTTGGATGCACGTAGCCATGGACTACACTGTGAGAAACTCCACTCtaaccacctcccctcccccaattcaGCCAGAAAATAGGCAGAGTCAGCAACTCCTTTGTCTAAGGAGTTAGACGTAGCATAGCTAAAGAGCATGGGCTAATAGGCTATTTATGCTGCCTTCAACAGGAGTTCCTACCCACACTTTCCTCCCCCACATTCCCTAAAGCCCTGGCCTCCCTTTCCTTACTCCTTGGTTGCCCAGGGCATCTACACAGGGATTCTTGCTCACCTGCTCCTTGTTGTTCTCCAAGGCAGGCAGCACCTCTTTGACAGTGCGCTCCACCAGTACCCCTCCAACCATGCGGTAGCACTTGCGGGTTTCATCTACCTCCTTCAGAGTATCGATCACTAGGCTGGGGTAGGAGGACAAGGCAGGATCTGAGAATTCAGTCCCGCTCTGCTGCAACCCTCTTACAAAATGGCCCATTACCCGCCCCCCAAAACCAAGTGGCCCATCCAACTCTCCTTGTGCTTGCGTCTCCCGGCTCCCCCACCTGTGCTCATTCAACTCCATCTCCAGCTCAGCTGCTTTGGATGCCAGGCCCCGCTGTTCCTGCCGAAGGCGGTTGAAGCCAGCAATTACCTAAGAAGGTGAGAAGGAGATAAAGGTGAGGAAGGGGACAGTGGAAATGGCAGAGGGTCAACGCAGGATAGCAGGCTTTACAAAGATGCAGTAGTAGACACCTATCTTGGAAAAGGAGTAGAACACAGTTGTTTGCAGTTTCTAAATTAAGTCTGTCTGGAATTCCATTCACCCAACACTGAGTGCCTACTAGGTGTGAGTGAGGTATTTGCTAGGCCACCTTGCAGCTTCCTTTGGTGAGGATTAGGCATTTGTTACATAGGAATGGGTGTGGAGAGCTACTGGAGCACCTACAGTGGAGCTTAAACTCGCAGGTAAAGAGGGCTGTCAGGAAAGGCTTTGTAacgagtaacttttttttttttttattttacttatttatttatttttggccgtgttggctctttgttgctgcacgcgggctttctctagttgaggagagcgggggctactcttcattgcggtgcgtgggcttctcattacggtggcttctcttgttgtggagcacaggctctaggcgcgcaggcttcagtagttgtggcacgtgggctcagtagttgtggctcgcaggctctagagcgtaggctcagtagttgtggtgcacgggcttagttgctctgcggcatgtgggatcttcccagaccagggcctgaacccgtgtcccttgcattggcaggcggattcttaaccactgcgccaccagggaagccccatgtaacGAGTAACTCTTGTTTGGGTCTTCCCAGCATCCCTCCCATTAGGCAAGTGCCCCTCCTAATTCACTGGGGTTCTTGTGAGGCTCCTAATCACAGGACCCTTGCTCTTTGACCACATGGGCAGTGACCTATATTCTATACTATAGGAATTGAATTTTGGGTAGAGACAAACAGGTACAGAAGGCAGCTGGAGCTAAGACACCTATAGTTGTCCTATAAAGATGATCCTCCATTCCTATTCCTGAAATCCCCAAAGCTGCCCTAGTTATCGAACTCTGTGTGGCCTAGTTGTTTAATGTTCCTTTTCACTGTGTTCAATTCTGTGACCTACCACCATCCTTCTaaaacactcttttaaaaaaaataataaataagttgcCCAAAGCCTGTACCTGTAGCCTCTAAACCCTAACTGATACAGGCTTCCTGAGAGATAATGCCTTAACTGAAGCCTGAAGGATgagaaactgggggtgggggtggggtgggtaatGGTACAAAAGAAGCATAATAACACACAtaaaggcccagagaagtgattACCACCAGCTTCTTGTTCCCCAGAAACTGAGCAGAGAATTAAAACAGTGTGAAAATCAGACAGGGTACTAATACCACCACCAGCATCACTTCTAGTATAGGGCTCTGATGACTGTATCTGGAAAGAAATATCAGGTGAAAGACAAAAGACCAGGTTTCAAGTTTTGTCTCTGCCACATATTGGTTTTATGAACTCTGACAGACTTTTAGCCCTGTTCATTCAACcctggctacacattagaatcatcaGGGGACCATTTTTAAAACGTAAATAGTACTAGCCTCAGAACAATTACACAATCACTGGGAGTGAGGCCCAGGCCTCAGTATTTAAGAAAAGATCTCCCATGAaattctgatgtgcagccagaactgagaaccactgggttaatctctctgagccttagttttctcacctgtaaaaggcAGAtgatacctacttcatagggctgttgtATCACGTGAATGAATTAATGTGAAACGGCTTTGTAAGCAGTGAAGTACATTAATTACTATTATGACCTTCTCTCCAAACCCAAAGTGTCCCTTGGACCCTCCTGGTCCACTGAGAGCAGTGAGCCCATTCATTCAAACCACTGCCAAATCTCTCACTCTCATTTATGTCATCTCAGGTCTCACTGCCATCACTGACTAACCACCTCATCTTTACTAGGATCCCTTATCTCTAGCTCTTTCTCTCTGCAAGATTCATATACAGCTAATACAGCTAATATACTCCAAATGACTGTCCTGTACCACCCCTACAGCCCTTCTACTGCCCAATAAATGACGGAATAAATTTGACTAGGAACTTGTCATTCCAGCAACTTGTTTCCTTCTCCCATCCATCATCCTTTCATCTCAATCTGCTTCATCCACTCATTTCAGCAAACGCCTTGGAAATCTCACTCATCTACAAGCTGTTTCTCCTTCACCTTCATTGCCTATATCAAAACTATTCCATTTATAATTAGCATTTTCTCCACTGTCAGTGTTACAGATCAAAATACTTTCATCTAAGAAAATTCCACAACTAAACTAGATTCTAGATGTTCTCCTAGCACCCAAATGACATCCACTCTTCTTCAAGTATGTCATATTTAACACACATTAATGAACTCAGCTTAAATGTCTAAAATTTCTGAGGCCTGAACTTATTTTCCTTAGTAATTAGTAGGAATCTACTTTTCAACCACCAATTTAACACAACTATAGGCAAAAAGATTTTAATTACAacttttcttcaaatacttttgcTAATTAACAACCCCTATTTCCTCTTGGTCCAGTTATAGAGTTTATTACAACACCAAactaaagtaaatatatttaagtgTATGAGTTATCCACAGTTGTTATGGAAAATTTCAGCCACTGATGcacttgaaggaaatgaaatctctTAGCAGCTGACAACTAACTTTTAGTTAAACACAAAATAAGCTGATATTAACCtgccatctctggtgtctgccaGGTAATGAAGACAGAGAGGCTATGCTCTATTCCCACATTCTTCCTCCTAAAATACAACTTACTAGTGGTTTTCTCCCCTATGGCTTGACCTAATTTACCTTCCCTTTCCCTTATTTCGTGTTCTCCTAAAGCAGTCTGGCATGCGTAGGGATGGCCAGGTCACTGTTGACTCTCTCAACCCTATTAAATCATCTAACATATAAACATCCCTGCTGAAaaagaatccaattaaaataccaactatttttcctttttttttcttttggcagtgcggcacagcatgtgggatcttagtttccctgaccagggatggaacccgtgacccctgcagtggaagcgtggagtcctaaccactggaccaccagggaattccctatttttccTATTCTAAAGTAGTTTCAAGCCTTACAACTATACAGAGCTCTTTACATTCTCATATTTGGCATGTACAAATAACTTTACACAAGACACgatcatcttttttttgttgttgttcccagtggttacgaatccgcctgccagacatagagaatggacttgaggacacggggagggggaagggtaagctgggacgaagtgagagagtagcactgacatatatacactaccaaatgtaaaatagatagctagtgggaagcagccgcatagcacagggagatcagctctgtgctttgtgaccacctagaggggtgggatagggaggatgggagggagacacaagagggaggggatatggggatatacgtatatgtatagctgattcactttgttaacagcagaaactaacacaacaacataaagcaattatactccaataaagatgttaaaaaaaaaaaagaatccacttgccaatgcaggggacacgggttcaagccctgttctgggaagatcccacatgccgcagagcaactaagcccgtgtgccgcaactactgagcctgcactctagagcctgtgagccacaactactgagcccgagtgccacaactactgaagcccacgtgcctagagcccatgctccgcaacaagagaagccaccgcaatgagaagcccgtgcaccacaacaaagagtagccccccctcgccgcaactagagaaagcctgcacgcagcaacaaaacccaatgcagggcttccctggtggcacagtggttaagaatccgcctgccaatgcaagggacacgggttcaggccctggtccgggaagatctcacatgccatggagcaactaagtccatgtaccacaactgctgagcctgcgctctagagcccgcgagccacaactactgagcccacgtgccacaactactgaagctacgcctagagcctgtgctctgcaacgagaggccactgcaatgagaagcccgcgcaccgaaacgaagagtagaccccactcgctgcaactagagaaagcctgcatgcagcaatgaagacccagtgcagccaaaaataaataaataaaataaatttaaaaaaaccccaaaacccaatgcagccaaaaataaataaataaatgaatttatattaaaaaagatataattgacatatagcattgtataagtttaagatatacaacattatgattttatatatatatggaaatgattaccacaataatgttagttaatacatcc is a window encoding:
- the KLHDC9 gene encoding LOW QUALITY PROTEIN: kelch domain-containing protein 9 (The sequence of the model RefSeq protein was modified relative to this genomic sequence to represent the inferred CDS: deleted 1 base in 1 codon), which translates into the protein MGPSEELAVLGLSEFNRLSRFLLTSHSSCRHGDNTSNPWWPPRSPVSTVTGALRPSVCSGRAAAAAVVAGRRRREAGGLRWGPGRASGRGVGAVPRKPAPPGRGAPGRRPRSPPLPGPMAGALGGTGGSGWTWRPVARDPLLARAFHSCTELRGRFYLVGGLLAGGAREPSSDMVVFDPAGGQAVRVGARGGPRRSHHDAALVGGRWLCVVGGWDGSRRLATVSALDTERGVWEAWTAAPGSCPPAGLSSHTCTHLSDRELRVAGREGGTRTQRRYGSIYTLRLDPGARTYCYKEEGYHTVSRSGHCAALLQSPGPHPGHQLLLFGGCDSAEPEVAGHWSHGKIKEEPPVAPRLMEQLARLVSSGQGSRQGPRGLRHHSCSVVGPFAVLFGGETLTRARDTICNDLYIYDTRKSPSLWFHFPCADHGLKRVGHRTCLWNDQLYLVGGFGEDGRTASPQVCILDLFI
- the PFDN2 gene encoding prefoldin subunit 2; translated protein: MAENSGRSGKNSGSGAGKGTVSAEQVIAGFNRLRQEQRGLASKAAELEMELNEHSLVIDTLKEVDETRKCYRMVGGVLVERTVKEVLPALENNKEQIQKIIETLTQQLQAKGKELNEFREKHNIRLMGEDEKPAAKENSEGAGAKSSSAGVLVS